The segment GGAATGGTGCGCGAAACTGTCGATCTGGATGACGAGGCGATCGCCGATGAGACCGTCGACGGGTTGCCGCCGACCACCACCTGTTGCAGGACGCTCACGCCTACCTGCCGCATCCCGTGCACGAAGAGAGTCTCCAAGCCCGAATCCGAAAGCGCTCCTGCGATGTCGGCCACCTGGCGAGCGGCCGTCGTCCGCCACGCGACCGCCCCCAGATGAGCGGGCGTGACGACGCCGCGCTGAAGCGCCGCTGGAGTGGGGCGGGAGGCGGATATGCGGGCGGTTCGTTCCGTCCGGACGCCACAGGCCGAATGCATTCGTGGCACTCACGCAGGTCACCACGCCGCCGAGGGTCGCCGCATGGCGTAGGTCGAGATCCAGATCGGGCGCCACCACCCAGGTGCGGCGCAGCAGCTGCAGTCCCTGCTCGGCCATCGTTCGGCGCAGGGTGTCGGGGCGCCATCCGGTCTCCAGCAGGGTGGCGCGGTGCAGGTATCCCTGGGCGGGAAGGATGATTCGTCGCACCCGGTCAGCATGGTAGCGCCGGGTGGCGGTCGGGCATGCCGCGCGACGATCTGGGGATGAGTCGGCGCCGGCGCCGCATGTGCAGGAATGGACGGCGGGACGGTTCCTGTCCACCTTCCCCGCGTGCGTACTATCGGCCTAGGCGCGTACACCGATCGCGGAAACGTACTCCGCTCGGCCGATCGTCCTCGTGCGGGGCAGGCGCAGGAGGGTGAGGGCGCCGCACGCGGCGCGAATGCCGCCAGGCGGCGCGAAAGCCCTCCACGTGCCGCGCCGCGGCGCGCGCAAGCCCCCCGCGCGCCGCGCCGCGCGCGCATAGGGTGAAGTCATGCCGATCCCCACCGACGGGTATCCCCGCGCCGCCGCCGTCAGCCCTCGCGTCCAGATCACGGAGTCCACCGACTCCACCAACGCCGACGTCCTCGCCGCCGCCGGCGCCGACCCGTCCGGCTGGCCGCACCTCTCGGTTCTCCTCACCACCGACCAGCGCGCGGGGCGCGGCCGCCTCGACCGCAGCTGGACCACCCCGCCCGGCACCGCCCTGGCGATGTCGGTCGTGGTCCGAGTACCCGCACTCCCCGTCGCCGCGCGCGGATGGATCCCGCTCGTCGCCGGCGCCGCCATGGCGCGGGCGGTCGGCGCGCAGCTGCGCGGTACACCCCACTCGGCCACGCTCAAGTGGCCGAACGACGTCCTCATCGACGGAGGCAAGGTCTCCGGCATCCTCGCGGAGGTCGTCCCGGGCGATCCCGACACCGTCGTCGTCGGTGCCGGAGTGAACACGCGGATGACTCGGGCCGACCTTCCGGTCGACACCGCCGTCTCCTTCGGCGCCCTCGGTCTCACCTGCGACGACGACCGTCTCGTCGCCGACTTCCTCTCGGCTCTGGACGAGCAGCTCACCGCGCTGGTCGCCGGGCGAGGGGATGCTGCGGCCACCGGGGTTTCCGGAGAAGTCAGCGCCCTCTGCTCCACCCTCGGCGCCGACGTCGCCGTGCAGCTGCCCGACGGCACCCGGCTCACCGGCCGCGCCGCCCGGCTCGACGCCGATGGGCGGCTCGTCGTGGAAGACGCCACCGGCATCGAGACCGCGGTCTCGGCCGGAGACGTCGTGCACGTGCGCTGACCCGATTCCGGGTGAGAGCGGCGCTCGCAGGGTGTGGTGCGCCGGAATGTCGGGCCCTGCCCCGACAATGGGTGCATGACGCACCCGACCAGCTTCGCCGGGCGTCCCGCCACCCCCGCACCAGGTGTGCCGACGCCCGAGCTGCGGATCGCCCGGGTGCGCTCGCATGCGCGGTGGCTCTTCTGGTCGGCGCTCATCCTCATCGCGGTCGCCGGCGCAGCCGGCTATTTCTGGGGGAACCTGCCGGCGCCGTTCGAGAACTGGATGCTGCTGACCGCGGCCGCCGTGGTCGTCTTCCTCCTCGTGCTCCTGCCGTTCCTGGCGTGGTGGAGCCGCGTCTACACGATCACGACGCGACGGGTCATCGAGCGATCCGGGATCTTCGCCACTCGTCGCCGCGATCTGTCCCACGTGCGGGGGTACACGATCCAGGTGCGACGCGGCATCCTGCAGCGGATGTGGGGGGCCGGGACCCTCACCCTCTCCAACGGCGCCGATGAGCCGCTCCGCATGAAGAACATCCCCGGCGTGGTGCTCGTCCACGAGGTGCTCGTCGATCAGGTCGAGGTCAACCAGATCCTCGCGCACCGCGACGCGCAGTCCTCGGTGTCGGGGCCCTACCCGCCCGGACCGCCGCCACCCCTGCCGCAGCTCGGCTGACTCCGTCGATTCGCACCGGAGGGCAAGTGGGGCGGTGAGAGATCGGTCGTCCACGCACGCCTGGCTTCTGCGCGAATGTGCCGACTGCGCGAAGATGGCCACGGCACGAAAGAGCAGTCGAGCGGAAGGATGTCCCATGGCGTTGCGAGTCGGAGTCGTCGGCGGAGGACAGTTGGCGCGCATGATGATCGCGCCGGCCGTCGAGCTGGGTGTCGAGCTGCGGGTCCTGGCCGAGGATGACGGGATGGCTGCGGCGCTCGCCGCCACTGCCGTCGGCGACTACCGCGACGCCGACACCGTGCTGCGGTTCGCACGCGACGTCGACGTCGTCACCTTCGACCACGAGCACGTGCCCCAGGATGTCCTCGCCGCCCTCGTCAGCGCAGGTGTCG is part of the Microbacterium sp. ET2 genome and harbors:
- a CDS encoding biotin--[acetyl-CoA-carboxylase] ligase, whose translation is MPIPTDGYPRAAAVSPRVQITESTDSTNADVLAAAGADPSGWPHLSVLLTTDQRAGRGRLDRSWTTPPGTALAMSVVVRVPALPVAARGWIPLVAGAAMARAVGAQLRGTPHSATLKWPNDVLIDGGKVSGILAEVVPGDPDTVVVGAGVNTRMTRADLPVDTAVSFGALGLTCDDDRLVADFLSALDEQLTALVAGRGDAAATGVSGEVSALCSTLGADVAVQLPDGTRLTGRAARLDADGRLVVEDATGIETAVSAGDVVHVR
- a CDS encoding PH domain-containing protein, which produces MTHPTSFAGRPATPAPGVPTPELRIARVRSHARWLFWSALILIAVAGAAGYFWGNLPAPFENWMLLTAAAVVVFLLVLLPFLAWWSRVYTITTRRVIERSGIFATRRRDLSHVRGYTIQVRRGILQRMWGAGTLTLSNGADEPLRMKNIPGVVLVHEVLVDQVEVNQILAHRDAQSSVSGPYPPGPPPPLPQLG